One genomic region from Epinephelus fuscoguttatus linkage group LG8, E.fuscoguttatus.final_Chr_v1 encodes:
- the LOC125892529 gene encoding polyadenylate-binding protein 1A: protein MNPSAPSYPMASLYVGDLHPDVTEAMLYEKFSPAGPILSIRVCRDMITRRSLGYAYVNFQQPADAERALDTMNFDVIKGRPLRIMWSQRDPSLRKSGVGNIFIKNLDKSIDNKALYDTFSAFGNILSCKVVCDENGSKGYGFVHFETHEAAERAIEKMNGMLLNDRKVFVGRFKSRKEREAELGARAREFTNVYIKNFGEDMDDEKLKELFGKYGPSLSIRVMTDESGKSKGFGFVSFERHEDAQKAVDDMNGKELNGRQVYVGRAQKKGERQNELKRKFEQMKQDRMTRYQGVNLYVKNLDDGLDDERLRKEFSPFGTITSAKVMMEGGRSKGFGFVCFSSPEEATKAVTEMNGRIVATKPLYVALAQRKEERQAHLTNQYMQRMATVRAVPNPVLNPYQPAPPSGYFMAAIPQAQNRAAYYSANQLAQLRPSPRWATQGVRPQHFQNMPNAMRPSAPRPQTFNTIRPTATTNTQVPRMMASQRMPTQALSQRPASASATAAPVRAMPQYKYAAGVRNPQQHMASQPQVTMQQPAVHVQGQEPLTASMLAAAPPQEQKQMLGERLFPLIQSMHPSLAGKITGMLLEIDNSELLHMLESPESLRSKVDEAVAVLQAHQAKEAAQKSTTPAGVPSV, encoded by the exons ATGAATCCCAGCGCGCCTAGCTACCCAATGGCTTCCCTCTATGTGGGAGACCTGCATCCAGACGTTACCGAGGCCATGCTCTATGAGAAATTCAGCCCGGCCGGGCCCATCCTATCCATCAGGGTGTGCAGAGACATGATCACCCGCCGTTCCCTCGGCTATGCCTATGTCAACTTCCAGCAGCCCGCCGATG CTGAGCGAGCCCTGGACACCATGAACTTTGATGTGATCAAAGGCAGACCCCTCCGCATCATGTGGTCTCAGCGTGATCCCTCATTGAGGAAGAGTGGGGTTGGCAACATCTTCATCAAGAACCTGGACAAGTCCATTGATAACAAGGCCCTTTACGACACCTTCTCTGCATTTGGAAACATCCTTTCATGCAAG GTGGTTTGTGATGAAAATGGCTCAAAGGGTTACGGCTTTGTGCACTTTGAGACCCACGAGGCTGCTGAGCGGGCCATTGAGAAAATGAATGGCATGTTGCTCAATGACAGAAAAGT ATTTGTTGGACGCTTCAAGTCACGCAAAGAGAGGGAGGCTGAGCTTGGGGCACGTGCCAGAGAGTTTACCAACGTTTACATCAAGAACTTTGGGGAGGACATGGATGATGAGAAGCTGAAGGAGTTGTTTGGCAAATATG GACCATCACTCAGTATCCGGGTTATGACTGATGAGAGTGGCAAATCCAAGGGCTTTGGTTTTGTCAGCTTTGAGAGACATGAAGATGCACAGAAG GCTGTGGACGACATGAATGGTAAAGAACTGAATGGCAGGCAGGTGTATGTGGGCCGCGCACAGAAGAAAGGGGAGCGCCAGAATGAGCTCAAGCGTAAATTCGAGCAGATGAAACAGGATCGCATGACCAGATACCAG GGTGTCAATCTGTATGTGAAAAACCTGGATGATGGTCTAGATGACGAGCGCCTGCGTAAAGAGTTCTCTCCATTCGGAACCATTACAAGTGCTAAG GTGATGATGGAGGGTGGTCGCAGCAAAGGCTTTGGCTTTGTGTGCTTCTCTTCCCCCGAGGAGGCCACTAAAGCTGTGACAGAGATGAATGGGCGCATTGTTGCAACAAAGCCACTGTATGTGGCCCTGGCTCAGCGCAAGGAGGAGCGCCAGGCACATCTAACCAACCAGTACATGCAGAGGATGGCCACAGTTCGCGCTGTGCCCAACCCGGTCCTCAACCCATATCAGCCTGCCCCACCCTCAGGCTATTTCATGGCGGCTATACCTCAG GCCCAGAACCGTGCTGCATACTACTCTGCCAACCAGCTGGCCCAACTCCGCCCCAGCCCCCGTTGGGCTACACAAGGAGTGCGTCCTCAGC ACTTCCAAAACATGCCCAATGCTATGCGCCCATCAGCTCCCAGGCCCCAGACCTTCAACACCATCCGTCCCACCGCCACCACCAACACCCAGGTCCCACGCATGATGGCTTCCCAGCGTATGC CCACCCAGGCCCTCAGCCAACGCCCTGCCAGTGCTTCAGCCACTGCCGCCCCAGTGCGCGCCATGCCCCAGTACAAATATGCTGCCGGTGTGCGCAACCCCCAGCAGCACATGGCCTCCCAGCCACAGGTCACCATGCAGCAG CCTGCTGTCCATGTCCAAGGACAGGAGCCCCTGACTGCCTCTATGCTGGCTGCTGCCCCTCCTCAGGAACAGAAGCAGATGCTGG GTGAGCGTCTGTTCCCCCTGATCCAGAGCATGCACCCCAGCCTGGCAGGCAAGATCACCGGTATGCTGCTGGAGATCGACAACTCAGAACTTCTCCACATGCTTGAGTCACCTGAGTCGCTGCGCTCAAAG GTGGATGAGGCTGTTGCTGTGCTTCAGGCCCACCAGGCCAAGGAGGCTGCTCAGAAGTCTACCACTCCCGCTGGTGTTCCCAGTGTCTaa